The Sulfitobacter sp. SK011 genome has a window encoding:
- a CDS encoding LLM class flavin-dependent oxidoreductase: MRFSLFVHMERLSPEQDQKQLYDDFVALAKIADAGGMHAVWTGEHHGMDFTIAPNPFLNLIDLARQTRNVRLGTGTVIAPFWHPIRLAGEAAMTDMIVDGRLDLGIARGAYHYEYERMVPGMDAWEAGQRMRELVPAVKGLWKGDYAQNGTFHTFPSTTSSPKPSQEAGPPIWIAARDPNSHEFAISNGCHVQVTPLWMGDAEIVKLMDTFNAACAKFPDVPRPEIMLLNHTYIAADAADAQLAAEEINRFYCYFGAWFKNERAVSQGAIEALTDDDIAAHPFYSAEAMLRDNVIATPQDAIARIKTYEDLGYDEYSFWIDSGMSFERKKASLERFIKDVMPAFA; this comes from the coding sequence ATGCGGTTTTCGCTTTTCGTTCACATGGAACGGTTGTCGCCGGAACAGGACCAGAAACAGCTTTATGATGACTTCGTTGCTTTGGCCAAGATCGCCGACGCAGGCGGCATGCACGCGGTCTGGACCGGGGAACATCACGGCATGGATTTCACCATCGCGCCGAACCCCTTCCTCAACCTCATTGATCTGGCGCGGCAGACCAGAAACGTCCGGCTTGGGACAGGCACTGTGATCGCGCCATTCTGGCACCCGATCCGGCTGGCAGGCGAGGCCGCGATGACAGACATGATCGTCGATGGCCGCCTTGATCTGGGGATCGCACGCGGTGCCTATCATTACGAATATGAACGCATGGTCCCCGGCATGGACGCATGGGAGGCCGGTCAGCGGATGCGCGAACTGGTGCCTGCTGTGAAGGGGCTTTGGAAAGGCGATTATGCCCAGAACGGCACTTTTCATACGTTCCCCTCGACCACGTCGTCGCCCAAACCCAGCCAAGAAGCGGGGCCGCCCATCTGGATCGCGGCGCGTGATCCCAACAGCCACGAATTCGCCATTTCAAATGGATGCCATGTGCAGGTGACGCCACTGTGGATGGGCGATGCTGAGATCGTCAAATTGATGGATACTTTCAACGCAGCCTGCGCCAAATTTCCCGATGTGCCGCGCCCCGAGATCATGTTGCTTAACCATACCTATATTGCAGCAGATGCGGCAGACGCCCAACTGGCAGCAGAGGAAATCAACAGGTTTTATTGCTACTTCGGGGCGTGGTTCAAGAATGAACGCGCGGTTTCCCAAGGCGCAATTGAGGCGCTGACAGACGACGACATTGCGGCCCATCCCTTCTATTCAGCCGAGGCAATGCTGCGCGACAACGTAATCGCCACACCGCAAGACGCGATTGCGCGGATCAAGACTTACGAAGACCTCGGTTATGATGAATATTCGTTCTGGATCGACAGCGGTATGAGCTTTGAACGCAAAAAAGCATCGCTTGAGCGGTTCATCAAAGACGTCATGCCAGCTTTTGCCTGA
- a CDS encoding carboxymuconolactone decarboxylase family protein: protein MSIFDEDLFLKGLEQRKATLGAAYVEKNLAAADDFSQPFQEAMTAWCWGFGWGDDAIDAKTRSMMNLAMIGALGKMSEWELHCRGAINNGVSKEEIRAIIHVIAIYCGVPQGLECFRAARKVIDPD from the coding sequence ATGAGCATATTTGACGAAGATTTGTTCCTCAAAGGTTTGGAACAACGCAAAGCGACCCTGGGCGCGGCTTATGTGGAAAAGAACCTTGCCGCCGCCGATGACTTTTCCCAACCGTTCCAAGAGGCCATGACCGCATGGTGTTGGGGGTTTGGATGGGGTGACGACGCGATTGATGCCAAGACACGCTCAATGATGAACCTCGCGATGATCGGGGCCCTGGGCAAAATGTCCGAGTGGGAATTGCATTGCCGCGGTGCCATCAACAACGGCGTCAGCAAGGAAGAAATCCGGGCGATCATTCATGTGATCGCAATATACTGCGGGGTCCCACAGGGGCTTGAATGCTTCCGTGCGGCGCGAAAGGTGATTGATCCCGACTGA
- a CDS encoding sensor histidine kinase, with the protein MERFADAVHWRDLTLPGQFLLASAIVMVGAMIFVGNWISQRIEDAVVQNSATSAALFMESFISPLSQELAETDTLSPPARQALEEIFDGTALGERVVSYKIWLDGGRIVHASDPALIGQEFEPTDALKQAWNGELASTFEDLNDLEDEAEAELGVPLLEVYSPIRQVWTGKVIAVAEFYESAEHLAADIRSARQTSWLVVGGAFVASGLLLFWIVQAGGHTIRHQRQALTEQLAKTEKISAQNASLRQRVVAASSRATAQTERAIRRIGSDLHDGPAQYLSLASLRLDGALDGRQSASKDVVLVRESLDKALDELRIISRGLALPDLDSLEIGALIDRAVNDHHRQTGLAITVDVSVRPDLPLNYAQKLCVFRFLQETLSNVSRHAKVDKVSVAASFHDQSLTITVADTGQGFDPAQSRHLRCDGGQGLFGLRDRAESIGGQFVINARPGAGSTLSLILPFEEMSQ; encoded by the coding sequence ATGGAAAGATTCGCCGATGCGGTTCACTGGCGCGACCTCACCCTGCCGGGCCAGTTTCTATTGGCTAGTGCCATCGTGATGGTCGGCGCTATGATCTTTGTCGGCAACTGGATATCCCAGCGCATCGAGGATGCGGTTGTCCAGAACTCCGCAACGTCTGCGGCGCTGTTCATGGAAAGCTTTATCTCGCCGCTGAGCCAGGAACTGGCGGAAACAGATACGCTTTCGCCACCGGCAAGACAGGCATTGGAAGAGATATTTGACGGAACTGCCTTGGGCGAACGTGTGGTTTCCTATAAAATCTGGCTTGACGGCGGGCGCATTGTCCATGCGTCTGATCCGGCGCTGATTGGACAAGAATTTGAACCTACCGACGCGCTGAAACAGGCCTGGAATGGCGAACTGGCCTCGACTTTTGAGGACCTCAACGATCTCGAAGACGAGGCCGAGGCCGAGTTGGGCGTGCCCCTGCTGGAGGTCTACAGCCCCATTCGGCAGGTCTGGACCGGCAAGGTCATTGCGGTGGCGGAATTCTATGAAAGCGCCGAACACCTGGCCGCCGATATCAGAAGCGCGCGCCAGACAAGCTGGCTGGTTGTGGGCGGGGCCTTTGTGGCCAGTGGGCTGTTGTTGTTCTGGATCGTTCAGGCCGGCGGCCATACCATCCGGCACCAGCGACAGGCGCTCACTGAACAACTGGCCAAAACCGAAAAAATCTCAGCCCAGAATGCCAGCCTTCGACAAAGGGTTGTGGCGGCGTCGTCGCGCGCCACCGCCCAGACTGAACGGGCAATCCGCAGGATTGGGTCCGATTTGCATGACGGGCCCGCCCAATACCTTTCGCTGGCTTCTTTGCGGCTGGATGGGGCACTTGATGGCCGGCAATCCGCGTCCAAGGATGTCGTATTGGTCCGCGAGTCGCTGGACAAGGCGCTGGACGAATTGCGCATCATTTCCAGAGGGCTGGCGCTGCCTGACCTCGACAGCCTTGAGATCGGTGCATTGATTGACCGCGCGGTGAATGACCACCACCGGCAAACCGGGCTGGCCATCACAGTGGACGTTTCTGTCAGGCCGGATCTGCCGTTGAACTATGCACAAAAGCTCTGCGTTTTCCGTTTCCTGCAGGAAACGCTGTCCAATGTGAGCCGCCACGCCAAGGTCGACAAGGTGAGTGTCGCCGCCTCATTCCACGACCAGTCGCTGACGATTACCGTTGCCGATACCGGCCAGGGCTTTGATCCCGCACAATCGAGGCATCTGCGCTGCGATGGCGGTCAGGGTCTCTTTGGACTTAGGGATCGCGCAGAGAGCATAGGCGGGCAGTTTGTGATCAATGCCAGACCCGGCGCAGGCTCGACCCTTTCCCTCATCCTTCCTTTTGAGGAGATGTCCCAATGA
- a CDS encoding cytochrome c, with product MRKSVIACLTVAALSVGAVAGADGHISDKQIAAAVKARQSHMQLYAFHLTTLGGMAKGEVPYDSEAAAAAANSIVALTGLAQSGYWLPGSDSESIENTKALPAIWADGSDVGAKSGALTDAAFAMQTAAATDLDSLKVAMEGLGGACGACHKMYRQASN from the coding sequence ATGCGAAAGTCAGTTATAGCCTGTCTTACGGTTGCGGCCCTGTCCGTTGGTGCCGTCGCAGGGGCAGATGGACATATCAGCGACAAACAAATCGCTGCGGCGGTCAAAGCGCGCCAGTCTCACATGCAGCTCTATGCATTCCACCTTACGACCCTTGGCGGGATGGCAAAGGGAGAAGTGCCCTATGATTCCGAAGCCGCCGCTGCTGCTGCAAACAGCATTGTGGCTTTGACGGGGCTGGCCCAGTCCGGCTATTGGCTGCCCGGCAGCGATTCTGAAAGTATTGAGAACACCAAGGCGCTGCCCGCGATCTGGGCTGATGGCAGTGATGTAGGTGCCAAATCTGGGGCTCTTACGGATGCAGCATTTGCGATGCAAACCGCCGCTGCGACCGACCTTGATTCGTTAAAGGTCGCAATGGAGGGGCTTGGTGGGGCATGTGGCGCATGCCACAAGATGTATCGTCAGGCCAGCAACTAA
- a CDS encoding response regulator transcription factor, with protein sequence MTIRIILADDHPIFRDGLVHSIEETGDFEVVGVGGSADDAVALAAEHTPDIALLDLSMPGGGIAAAAQISQSGTARAVAMLTVSEDSEDVTAAMQAGATGYVLKGVSATELRNILTRIAAGEAHVSPGLAAQMLRIMQNGKPAERQPIDDLTKREEDILKGVATGKSNKEIGLDLSIQEKTVKHYMTIILSKLQARNRVEAALIAQKAWAEK encoded by the coding sequence ATGACGATCCGAATTATTCTCGCCGACGATCATCCGATATTTCGCGATGGCCTTGTGCACAGCATAGAAGAAACCGGCGATTTTGAAGTGGTGGGTGTGGGTGGTTCCGCTGACGATGCCGTGGCATTGGCCGCCGAACATACCCCCGACATCGCGTTGCTGGACCTGTCGATGCCGGGGGGCGGCATTGCGGCGGCGGCACAAATCTCTCAATCAGGCACGGCCAGGGCTGTCGCGATGCTGACAGTATCAGAAGACAGCGAGGACGTGACAGCGGCCATGCAGGCCGGCGCAACAGGTTATGTGCTCAAGGGTGTCTCAGCCACGGAACTGCGCAACATTCTGACAAGGATCGCCGCGGGTGAAGCGCATGTGTCACCCGGTCTTGCCGCTCAGATGTTGCGGATCATGCAGAACGGCAAACCTGCCGAGCGTCAGCCGATTGATGATCTGACCAAACGCGAAGAAGACATCCTCAAAGGGGTGGCGACTGGCAAAAGCAACAAGGAAATCGGGCTGGACCTCAGCATTCAGGAAAAGACCGTCAAGCACTATATGACAATTATTCTCAGCAAGCTGCAGGCGCGCAACCGGGTCGAGGCGGCGCTGATCGCACAAAAGGCCTGGGCGGAAAAGTGA
- a CDS encoding DUF1330 domain-containing protein produces MPKGYWIAFVTVTDPDAYAGYQHHAPAAFAKYGARFLARGGDAATLEGELWQRHVVIEFDSKEQAVACYNSPEYQSARRHRSNACNANIVIVEGMVPI; encoded by the coding sequence GTGCCTAAAGGATATTGGATCGCTTTTGTCACTGTGACGGACCCCGATGCCTATGCGGGATATCAACATCACGCCCCCGCGGCATTCGCCAAATACGGTGCGCGGTTTCTGGCCCGTGGCGGCGATGCGGCAACGCTTGAAGGAGAGCTGTGGCAGCGCCATGTCGTGATCGAATTTGATAGCAAGGAACAAGCCGTGGCGTGCTACAATTCGCCTGAATACCAATCCGCACGCCGCCACAGATCCAATGCCTGCAACGCCAATATTGTGATCGTTGAAGGCATGGTGCCGATCTGA
- a CDS encoding alpha/beta fold hydrolase produces MTSKILRLSKSGQRVAFQDHGSGEPLILLHGVGMQSAAWAPQIAALKGAYHVIAPDLPGHGGSDPLPDGSQLPDFVRWCDDVIRTLNLGPVNVAGHSMGALIAVGYATQHPDMLRRVALLNGVYRRDATASAAVKSRAAEIRRGQIDLETPLARWFDDTAADRAARALVAGWLRDVDVKGYGTAYTAFAHGDATYATQLSSIACPFLALTGDKDQNSTPAMSQAMSDEVQNGHCVVIPGHRHMVNLTAAAQVNAHVLAWLKQPEFAKAGP; encoded by the coding sequence ATGACGTCGAAAATCCTGCGGCTGTCTAAGTCCGGGCAGCGCGTGGCATTCCAGGACCACGGGTCCGGCGAACCGTTGATCCTGCTGCACGGGGTCGGGATGCAATCGGCCGCATGGGCCCCACAGATTGCAGCGCTGAAAGGGGCATATCATGTCATCGCCCCCGATTTACCTGGCCACGGCGGAAGCGACCCTTTGCCCGATGGCAGTCAGCTCCCTGATTTTGTCAGGTGGTGTGATGATGTGATCCGCACACTGAACCTTGGGCCGGTCAATGTGGCGGGCCACTCGATGGGCGCTCTGATCGCGGTGGGCTATGCCACGCAACATCCCGATATGCTGCGCCGGGTTGCGTTGCTCAATGGGGTTTATCGCCGGGATGCAACTGCCAGCGCTGCGGTCAAATCACGGGCTGCAGAGATACGCAGGGGCCAGATTGATCTGGAGACCCCGCTGGCGCGCTGGTTTGACGACACTGCCGCCGATCGCGCGGCCCGTGCGCTGGTCGCGGGCTGGCTTCGGGATGTGGACGTTAAGGGGTATGGAACCGCGTACACCGCGTTTGCGCATGGCGATGCAACCTATGCGACGCAGTTGTCGTCTATCGCCTGCCCGTTTCTGGCGCTGACAGGTGACAAAGACCAGAATTCCACCCCTGCCATGTCGCAGGCGATGAGCGATGAAGTCCAGAATGGGCATTGCGTCGTGATCCCGGGCCACAGACATATGGTCAATCTCACTGCCGCGGCACAGGTAAATGCGCATGTGCTGGCATGGCTCAAGCAACCTGAATTCGCAAAGGCAGGCCCATGA
- a CDS encoding GntR family transcriptional regulator — MNTPKPVLSKIEQAPQTLRDIVQDRMRTAIIEGHFAPGERLVERPLCDQLGVSRTVIRETIRYLEAEGLVDILPNRGPIVAKLNWDQARQIYDIRRQLEGAAAAYCAENHGPTFPRQLKKALSDLSARMNDPEWIGVMNATTRFYQVIFEEAGHTIAWDIVQRLNGRISRLRVLTLSAPDRTNPGISHMTAISDAILSRDATAANRAVQAHIADASAIARRFLSDEKEAGSDSA; from the coding sequence ATGAATACTCCCAAACCTGTTCTTTCGAAAATCGAACAAGCGCCGCAGACCCTGCGCGATATTGTACAGGACCGCATGCGCACGGCGATCATCGAGGGGCATTTTGCCCCCGGCGAACGGTTGGTGGAACGTCCTTTGTGTGACCAACTGGGTGTCAGTCGCACCGTCATTCGCGAAACCATCCGCTATCTCGAAGCGGAGGGGCTGGTTGATATCCTGCCCAACCGAGGGCCGATCGTGGCCAAATTGAACTGGGATCAGGCGCGGCAGATTTACGACATTCGCAGGCAACTTGAAGGCGCTGCCGCCGCGTATTGTGCCGAAAACCACGGGCCAACATTCCCCAGGCAACTGAAAAAGGCACTCTCGGATCTGAGCGCGCGGATGAACGATCCTGAATGGATTGGAGTCATGAATGCCACAACCCGGTTTTATCAGGTCATTTTCGAAGAAGCAGGTCACACAATCGCATGGGACATCGTGCAGCGCCTGAATGGGCGGATCAGCCGTTTGCGTGTGCTCACCCTGTCTGCACCAGACAGAACCAACCCCGGCATCAGCCATATGACAGCCATCAGCGACGCAATCCTCAGTCGTGACGCAACGGCGGCGAATAGGGCGGTTCAGGCCCATATCGCCGACGCATCAGCAATTGCACGACGGTTCCTGTCGGACGAAAAAGAGGCGGGGTCAGACAGTGCCTAA
- a CDS encoding flavin reductase: protein MTTPALRPPDPRALRTAFGTFMTGVTVVTAIDQSGTPLGFTANSFTSVSLDPPMVLVCLANSSRNYDALTNADGFAVNILAETQIEVSNTFARPIEDRFADVGWRRGPKGSPILDGVSAWFDCAMHKTVEAGDHIILIGTVVAFDSTATPGLGYARGAYVTPSSAADALDANTNLIVSALIERDGAVLLVDDGHGGLTLPEKLVEAGGASATLKALLASTGLQAQPGFVYSVFEDVGRKRQHICFLCQTAAGAPAQGAFVPLTGSSLDDVSDPAILTMLERFSSESRIGNYGIYYGDQKSGEVRAIKQER from the coding sequence ATGACAACACCCGCCCTCCGCCCGCCCGACCCCCGTGCGCTTCGCACGGCATTCGGTACGTTCATGACGGGTGTCACTGTCGTCACAGCAATTGACCAAAGCGGCACCCCTTTGGGGTTTACCGCGAACTCGTTCACATCGGTCTCATTGGACCCGCCGATGGTTCTGGTGTGTTTGGCAAACTCATCGCGCAACTACGACGCATTGACCAACGCAGACGGATTTGCCGTCAACATCCTGGCCGAGACCCAGATCGAAGTGTCCAACACCTTCGCACGCCCGATTGAAGATCGTTTTGCCGATGTAGGCTGGCGTAGAGGCCCAAAGGGATCGCCCATCCTTGACGGTGTGTCAGCATGGTTTGATTGCGCGATGCATAAAACGGTTGAGGCAGGTGACCATATCATTTTGATCGGCACGGTTGTCGCGTTTGACAGCACCGCGACCCCCGGTTTGGGCTATGCACGGGGCGCTTATGTGACACCGTCTTCGGCGGCGGATGCGCTTGACGCAAACACCAATCTGATCGTTTCCGCATTGATTGAACGGGACGGCGCTGTGTTGTTGGTCGATGATGGGCATGGTGGCCTGACGTTGCCAGAGAAACTGGTTGAAGCCGGGGGGGCATCTGCCACCCTCAAGGCGTTGCTGGCGTCCACTGGACTGCAGGCCCAACCGGGATTTGTCTATTCGGTCTTTGAAGATGTCGGCCGAAAGCGACAGCATATCTGCTTTTTGTGCCAGACCGCCGCTGGTGCGCCGGCGCAGGGTGCCTTTGTACCTCTGACTGGTTCCTCTTTGGACGATGTATCGGACCCTGCCATTCTGACCATGCTGGAACGGTTTTCATCGGAAAGCCGCATCGGCAATTACGGCATCTACTATGGCGACCAAAAAAGCGGCGAAGTACGCGCCATCAAGCAAGAAAGGTAA
- a CDS encoding aldehyde dehydrogenase, protein MQQFQHYIGGTFSDGSARFESRDPATGQVWAMMPEARTKDVEHAVAAARAAFFGAEWSGMTASGRGKLLMRLADLIAENAQTLAQLETRDTGKIIRETSAQIAYVADYYRYYAGLADKIEGAHLPIDKPDMEVWLRREPIGVVAAIVPWNSQLFLSAVKIGPALAAGCTVVLKASEDGPAPMLEFARIFDQAGFPAGVLNVITGFGATCGAVLTSHPQVDHVAFTGGPETARQVVRNSAENLASTSLELGGKSPFIVFEDADIESAANAQVSGIFAASGQSCVAGSRLIISNTIKDAFLARLKEKAEAIVIGLPDDMTTEVGPLCTTGQRDNAVKLIEASVAAGARIITGGQALDRDGIFFPPTIIDCSDAPNAPCLTTEFFGPVLSVLGFDTEQEALDIANGTAFGLASGVFTRDLARAHRMIRGIRAGIVWVNTYRAVSPIAPFGGHGLSGHGREGGLRAALDYTKTKAVWLRTSDDPIPDPFVMR, encoded by the coding sequence ATGCAGCAATTCCAGCACTATATCGGCGGCACATTCAGCGACGGATCAGCACGCTTTGAAAGCCGTGACCCCGCGACCGGACAGGTCTGGGCGATGATGCCCGAAGCGCGTACCAAGGATGTAGAGCATGCTGTCGCGGCCGCGCGCGCGGCATTTTTTGGTGCGGAATGGTCCGGCATGACCGCCTCGGGGCGCGGTAAACTCTTGATGCGGCTTGCCGATCTCATTGCTGAGAATGCCCAGACCCTCGCCCAGCTTGAAACCCGCGATACCGGCAAAATCATCCGCGAGACCTCGGCTCAAATAGCTTATGTCGCCGATTATTACCGCTATTATGCCGGTCTCGCTGACAAGATTGAGGGCGCGCATTTGCCCATCGACAAACCGGACATGGAGGTGTGGTTGCGCCGCGAACCCATCGGTGTTGTCGCGGCCATCGTACCGTGGAATTCGCAATTGTTCCTGTCCGCAGTCAAAATCGGTCCGGCATTGGCGGCGGGCTGCACTGTCGTGTTGAAAGCCTCAGAAGACGGCCCGGCACCGATGCTGGAATTCGCCCGTATCTTTGATCAGGCCGGGTTCCCTGCGGGTGTGCTGAATGTGATCACCGGTTTTGGGGCCACCTGTGGTGCCGTCCTGACCAGCCATCCCCAGGTGGATCACGTGGCATTTACCGGCGGGCCGGAAACCGCGCGACAGGTTGTGCGCAATTCCGCGGAAAATCTGGCGTCCACCTCGCTGGAACTGGGCGGCAAGTCGCCTTTCATCGTCTTTGAGGACGCCGATATCGAAAGTGCCGCAAACGCGCAGGTTTCAGGAATTTTTGCAGCCTCCGGCCAAAGCTGCGTTGCAGGATCACGGCTGATCATCTCGAACACAATCAAAGACGCGTTTCTGGCAAGGTTGAAGGAAAAAGCAGAAGCCATCGTGATTGGCCTGCCCGACGATATGACGACCGAAGTGGGCCCCCTGTGCACCACAGGGCAACGTGACAACGCGGTTAAGCTGATTGAAGCATCTGTGGCGGCGGGTGCCCGCATTATCACCGGTGGGCAGGCATTGGACCGGGATGGCATTTTCTTTCCGCCCACGATCATTGATTGTTCCGATGCCCCGAATGCGCCGTGCCTCACCACTGAATTTTTTGGGCCGGTCCTTTCCGTTCTGGGCTTTGATACGGAACAAGAGGCGTTGGATATCGCCAATGGCACGGCCTTTGGTTTGGCATCCGGGGTGTTCACGCGAGATCTGGCGCGGGCGCACAGGATGATCCGGGGCATTCGTGCGGGCATCGTTTGGGTGAACACCTACCGCGCCGTCAGCCCAATTGCACCTTTCGGCGGTCATGGACTTAGCGGACATGGCCGCGAGGGGGGCCTGCGTGCAGCACTTGATTATACAAAAACAAAAGCTGTCTGGCTGCGCACCAGTGACGATCCGATCCCTGATCCTTTCGTCATGCGGTAG
- a CDS encoding amidohydrolase, translating into MPDPELIIVNGALISFDAATAGATALAITGGTISHVGNDDAIREVAGPQTRVIDAAGGTVLPGFIDSHVHLFGGSVELSCLDLQGVQGPDALKSAIAPYAAANPDDALVFAVQADYAILHDDKTPTRQELDIACPDRPFAMFAPDHHTVWANTAALELSGILHGGETDAGSVIVMGEDGKATGELREFSAFGPILKLTRHAGRDLAGLVGGTDPVPAPTLEERAKDKAVLAKGIAHCAAQGITGLHCMDGNFYQLELLSEMEAEGTLNCRVSVPFHLKSHDPLSRLSEAAEMAETYKGDMVSSGYVKMFIDGVIEGRTAMMLQPYPGTDDNYGDPVFEADHFNHACTAIDAMGLQIVVHAIGDGGIRRTLDGLEQARNINGARDSRHRIEHLECMHPDDIPRIAALGAVASIQPGHAPFGGIFTPEGVRNFIHDHQIAGSYPWQQIRATGAPVIFSTDWPVIGVEVMTNIKAAIAPLDMGPEWTDQTQTLMDTLFSYTAGNAWVEFNEDRKGKLAPGMMADVVVMSHDLTTLAPERITDATARYTICDGRITFQAA; encoded by the coding sequence ATGCCTGACCCTGAGCTTATTATCGTAAACGGTGCGCTGATTAGCTTTGACGCGGCCACGGCAGGTGCCACAGCGCTTGCCATCACCGGCGGCACCATTTCGCACGTCGGCAATGATGACGCGATCAGAGAGGTGGCCGGGCCGCAGACGCGTGTGATCGATGCCGCAGGTGGCACCGTCTTGCCCGGATTTATTGACAGCCATGTGCATCTGTTTGGCGGCTCTGTCGAACTTTCATGTCTCGATCTGCAGGGGGTTCAGGGGCCGGACGCGCTCAAATCCGCGATTGCGCCCTATGCTGCGGCCAACCCTGACGATGCATTGGTCTTTGCCGTGCAGGCCGATTACGCGATCCTGCATGATGATAAAACGCCGACCCGGCAGGAATTGGACATCGCCTGCCCCGACCGCCCCTTTGCCATGTTTGCGCCCGATCATCACACGGTCTGGGCCAATACCGCTGCTCTTGAACTTTCCGGTATCCTGCACGGCGGTGAAACGGACGCGGGTTCCGTGATCGTGATGGGCGAGGATGGCAAGGCCACGGGCGAGTTGCGGGAATTCAGTGCCTTTGGCCCCATCTTGAAACTGACGCGCCACGCAGGCCGCGATCTGGCGGGGTTGGTCGGCGGCACAGACCCGGTGCCCGCACCCACGCTCGAAGAGCGCGCCAAGGATAAGGCCGTGCTGGCCAAAGGCATTGCGCATTGTGCCGCCCAGGGCATCACCGGTCTGCACTGCATGGACGGCAATTTCTACCAGCTTGAATTGCTAAGCGAGATGGAAGCCGAAGGCACGCTCAACTGCCGCGTTTCCGTGCCGTTCCATCTGAAAAGCCATGATCCGCTCAGCCGCCTGTCAGAGGCCGCCGAAATGGCCGAAACCTACAAAGGCGATATGGTGTCGTCTGGCTATGTCAAAATGTTCATCGACGGGGTCATTGAGGGGCGCACCGCGATGATGCTGCAGCCCTACCCCGGCACCGACGACAATTACGGCGACCCGGTTTTTGAGGCAGATCATTTCAATCATGCCTGTACCGCGATTGACGCAATGGGCCTGCAGATCGTTGTGCATGCGATTGGCGACGGCGGCATCCGCCGAACACTCGACGGCCTTGAGCAAGCGCGCAACATCAACGGTGCCCGTGACAGCCGCCACCGCATTGAACATCTGGAATGCATGCATCCTGACGATATTCCGCGCATTGCGGCCCTAGGCGCGGTCGCGTCAATCCAACCCGGTCACGCACCTTTTGGCGGGATTTTCACACCCGAGGGCGTGCGTAATTTCATTCACGACCATCAGATTGCGGGCTCCTACCCCTGGCAACAGATCCGCGCCACCGGGGCACCGGTGATATTCTCGACTGACTGGCCGGTAATCGGGGTCGAGGTCATGACCAACATCAAGGCTGCGATTGCACCGCTGGACATGGGGCCAGAATGGACGGATCAGACCCAAACCCTGATGGACACGCTTTTCAGCTATACCGCTGGCAATGCCTGGGTTGAGTTTAACGAGGACCGAAAGGGAAAACTGGCACCGGGCATGATGGCCGATGTGGTGGTGATGAGCCACGATCTGACCACGCTGGCACCCGAGCGGATCACCGACGCAACCGCGCGTTACACCATCTGCGACGGGCGCATAACCTTTCAGGCCGCGTGA
- a CDS encoding amino acid synthesis family protein, with translation MPAEIRKTLIHVETTFIEGGKKAQTPLKLIAAMAVIKNPWAGLGFVEDLAPAILDCASGLGALLTEMILEAAGGGDKVEGYGKAAIVGLNGEVEHASALIHTLHFGNHYRNAVGAKSYLSFCNTRGPANAPLMIPLMDKNDAGRRSHYLTIQTCVADAPAADEILIALGASIGGRPHHRIGDRYQDLKELGHDVENPAAV, from the coding sequence GTGCCCGCAGAAATCCGCAAAACGCTCATCCATGTCGAAACCACGTTCATTGAAGGCGGAAAAAAGGCGCAAACGCCGCTCAAGCTCATCGCGGCGATGGCCGTTATCAAAAACCCCTGGGCCGGCTTGGGTTTTGTCGAAGACCTTGCCCCGGCCATTCTTGATTGCGCGTCGGGGCTGGGCGCACTTTTGACGGAAATGATCCTTGAGGCGGCTGGCGGTGGCGACAAAGTCGAAGGGTATGGCAAGGCGGCAATTGTCGGGCTGAACGGCGAGGTTGAACATGCATCCGCGCTCATTCACACCCTGCATTTCGGAAATCACTACCGCAACGCCGTTGGTGCCAAATCCTATCTGTCGTTTTGCAACACGCGCGGTCCGGCCAACGCGCCGCTGATGATCCCGTTGATGGACAAAAACGATGCGGGGCGACGCTCACATTACCTGACAATCCAGACCTGCGTTGCCGATGCCCCTGCCGCAGATGAGATCCTGATCGCACTGGGTGCATCCATCGGGGGGCGTCCGCATCACCGGATTGGCGACCGCTATCAAGATCTCAAGGAGCTTGGCCATGACGTCGAAAATCCTGCGGCTGTCTAA